Proteins encoded by one window of Manihot esculenta cultivar AM560-2 chromosome 10, M.esculenta_v8, whole genome shotgun sequence:
- the LOC110625321 gene encoding PRA1 family protein A3, translated as MAWHVGYAYAFNLFSSLQWIERLFLLFFGTEGLFFSFAATFSEKVTRTVRKFSPHLAAKMRPPHMPVIRGRPSSKKSVYICGQPRGVFVFSFSAASFILWFTSGTLLFASWAFGIGLLVTVLHASVRTPNLKARLNTFREEFRAVWRNYSEL; from the exons ATGGCCTGGCATGTAGGATATGCATATGCCTTTAACTTGTTCTCAAGTTTGCAGTGGATAGAGAGACTATTTCTCCTATTTTTTGGTACTGAAGGTTTATTTTTCAGTTTTGCAGCTACTTTCAGTGAAAAGGTGACAAGAACAGTAAGAAAGTTCTCTCCACATTTGGCAGCAAAGATGAGGCCTCCTCACAT GCCTGTCATTCGTGGCCGTCCTTCATCCAAAAAATCAGTATACATCTGTGGTCAACCTCGTGGAGTGTTTGTCTTCTCATTCTCAGCTG CCAGTTTTATTCTGTGGTTCACTTCTGGCACTCTGCTGTTTGCTTCATGGGCATTTGGCATCGGCCTCCTTG TTACTGTTCTTCATGCAAGTGTCAGGACACCTAATCTGAAGGCACGCCTCAACACATTCCGGGAAGAATTTCGTGCTGTGTGGCGCAATTATAGTGAGCTGTGA